The genomic window CAGCATATCTATTTCATCATTAATCGCCGCCGTTTTCTCAATATAGGTGTCGGTAACGGGAATATAAGCCTCTGGCTGATAGTAGTCGTAGTAACTGACAAAATATTCAACAGCATTATTGGGGAAGAACTCCCGCAACTCATTACAAAGTTGTGCAGCTAGGGTTTTATTGTGCGCCAAAACTAAAGTCGGCTTACCCACCTTCTCAATTACTGCTGCTATGGAAAATGTTTTACCTGTTCCCGTCGCGCCTAGTAAGGTTTGGTAACGGTTATTCGCTTCTATACTAGCAACTAACTGTGCGATCGCTTGTGGTTGATCACCAGTCGGACTAAAGGGAGCTTGCAGACCAAATTCTGTCATACATTTGTACTAAGAAATACCCTATCTCATAGTAGCGTTAGGGAGTGAGGAGTGCTGAGTGGGGAGTGCTGAGTGCTGTTAGCGGTAGCGCGGCGTTTAGCCGGTGAGGAGTGTTGAGTCATTAGTCATTAGTTATTGGTTTTTCTCCTCTGCTTCTTCGCAGTCCCCAGTCCCCAATCTTAATTTACAAAAATTATTAATTTAAATTTACTTATATCTCAGTTTTGAAGATACTTATATCTATGCAAGGTTGTTTAAGGTTAAACTCTGTTATATAGGAAATATTTTAAGTTTTCCTTAAATATTGTAAAGTTCAGTTACGAACCAGAGGTGTCTAGTTATGACCATCAGCACTAATGGCAAAACGGTCAGCCCTCGGCAAAGACGTGCCAAACTTAAAGGAGAAACAACGGTGGAAGTCGAAAATAACCAAGGTCATAGCTCGAATCAAGAACAAGTCGAAAAAGGTGCTAATTTACCAGTGCAGTTAGAAAAATCAAATAAACAAGAAGTGGTAGGAACGTTAGCCGTTGCTGGAGAGCGTCCTATTACTAGTAGTGATTTAGAAGTTGCTCATACATTTTCAAGTGCTGGAATACGTCCCATTGGTGTAAGTCATTTGGAAGTGGTTGAAACAATGAACATCATGGGAATACGTCCCATTGGTGCTAATACATTCCAAGTTATGGACAGTATTAACTTGTCAGGAATTCGTCCAATTTCTTCTAGTGCGCTAGTTATTTCTAGCAACTATTCTGTAATGGGTAATCGTCCAGTTGCTCCCAACGAGACTGATGATTCTGATAGTTTGATGGGTTTTATAGATTAGATAAACAAAGAATCTCATTAATTTTAACAAATCCATTATTAACCCAGTTACTTGATTACAGTAGCTGGGTTTTTGATTAAGAAAATATATTTGACATCTCCTCCGACTGGAAGTCAGGAGGATTCTAAACTGATGTTGCTACGGGGTCTGAAAGACCCTCTCCGCAACGTTTACTAATTGATTGTTAAATAACTCAATTAGCTTTGGCACTGTCAAAATGCCCTACCCACCTCGACTAGATTAAATCTAGTTGTATGGCTACTTGAATGTTAGGTGAAATGCGTGAATACGTTTTTGTTACGGAGTTTTTCATCCTATATTCACACTACTTGATTTTATCATGTTGTCTAATAAATTAGACAATTAGCTTTCATCCCCCGGCTAGAAGCCGGAGGTTCTCAGCATAAGTACGATAGGAATCTCATTTGATTTCTGTTAGCGTAGCCTGCGCTTGCGCTTAAAAACCTAAGAGTAGTTTATAAGACGTTGGGTTAAGCGCAGCGCAACCCAACATGGTAGAAGTGTTGAGTTTTGTGCATCAACCCAACCTCCGCCTTAGATAATTTTGTTTTGCACTACTACTTAATAGCGTTCTACACTGAATATTGTCCCTACTGCCAACCTGCACTAGTTCAGAGAAACTGTCCATGCAACTCCTGAAAACAACCGACAAAGACTTTACTCCCCAATTTAAAGCCCTTGTAAATAACCGCCGGGAAGCTACGGTTGATGTTAGCGGTACAGTACACGATATCCTGGCTGATGTAAAAGTGCGGGGTGATGCCGCAGTGAAGGATTACACCAGTCGGTTTGACCATTTCAGCCCTCATTCTCTGCGGTTGAGTGAAACCTTCATGGCTGAAAAAGCTGCCAAATGTCCGGCTGAAGTCAAAGCAGCATTAGAATTAGCTGCTGAACGCATCGCTTCTTTCCACCAAAAGCAATTACCCCAAGACATTGGTTACACCGACACCGTAGGGGTAAAACTCGGTTTAAATTGGGTTTCCCTGTCACAAGTCGGTATTTACGTTCCCGGAGGACGCGCTAGTTATCCCAGTTCTGTACTGATGAATGCGCTACCTGCCAAAATCGCGGGCGTGGAACGTATTGTGATGACTGTACCCATGCCGCGCGGGGAAATCAATCCCGCAGTATTGGCAGCAGCCCAAGTTGCTGGCGTGACAGAAATATATAGTATTGGTGGGGCGCAAGCAATAGCAGCCCTCGCCTACGGTACAGACAGCATCATCCCTGTAGATAAGATTGTCGGCCCTGGTAATGCCTATGTGGCTGAAGCCAAGCGTCAAGTATTTGGGACTGTGGGTATAGACAGCATCGCTGGACCTTCGGAAATTTTGGTTGTAGCCGACGACAAAAACAACCCAGAATGGATAGCCTGGGATTTACTCTCACAAGCAGAACACGACCCCAGCGCGCAGTCGATTTTAATTACTGACTCTGAAACCTTTGCCCAACAAGTTATAGCCGCCGTTGCACAAGTTATTCCCCAGCTATCTACAAAAGAAGCAGCTAGCATCAGTTGGGAAAAGCACGGTGCAGTAATTATTGTGAACGATTTGGCAGACAGCATCCCTTTATTGAATCAACTAGCTCCCGAACACGTAGAATTGTGCGTAGATAATCCCCAATTACTAGCTAGTCAAATTAAATGCGCTGGTAGTCTGTTTTTGGGACGCTACACCCCAGAAGCGATTGGTGATTATTTAGGCGGCCCCAACCATGTGCTACCTACATCTCGTTCCGCCCGCTTCGCTTCGGGTTTGAGTGTCTACGATTTTCTCAAACGTATTACCTATTTAGAATGCAATCAAGCCGCGTTACAGGAAATTGGTCAAGCAGCCGTTACCTTAGCGGAAGCCGAAGGTTTGCCTGCCCATGCCGGTAGTGTGGCAATACGTCTACAATCAGGTTATTAAAAGCTGAGAACCCCGGCTTATGTTATAAGCCGGGGTTCTCAAATTTCAGAATTATCATAAGTAAAACAGAATGGCCATAAATTAAAGTCACAATCACCTTAATTCATGAATTAATAATTACTGACTCAGGTTACTCGTTTGAGTTTTGAGACAAAGAAATCCATAAGTAAATGCTAGTCAGATAGGCTACAGCTATAATGCAGATCGTCGATACAAATTCAAAATCATTCATGACCTTAAATAATATTTCAAGTGTGTGAGGAGTTGACAAGTTAAATGGCTAAGGTTGAAATTGTGCATTCCTATACTGGGATGCAGCAACAACAAAATTTCATCCAAAAATTTGGATTGTGTGAATATAATTAGATCACTAAACTGATGAATTTTCTCTGATGAGGTTAATTTAGGTGTAACTAACCCCAGAGGATACATATCATCAATTTACCTGACAAATAAATGTAGCTATAGCATGGATTTCGGGAAGCAATTCCCACCAGCTAGATCATCAAATTAAAGACATCATAGGAACATATACCTATAAGTAGCTACAAGCCCCAGACAATTCAATAGAAATTCTGGTTACTATTAGCTAAGTCAGGGAGTAGCCCATTCAGACTTATTTATTGATCAACATTCCTCAACTCTGTTGAGGTAGATGGCTAAACAGCAGTGATGAATCACATGAGCCTGATTAATGACTCGCTTTTCACCAAAGCTTATCTACGCTACTAACCCTCAATTGCTGTATGTAACTAGTTAAACAAAATTAATCGTTTATCGCTCTGGACTAATATTGATAAGAGCTAAAGCCGCTTACTACAAGCTTGCGTTTAATTTAGTTTTTCTACTGCATCAGCAAAGTTAACTAGGCAGTTAGCATTAGTTAACCCAATGTATGACTGCTATCGCTATTTTTTGAACTACCGTCTCTCTATATTAAACCAAACTAGCAAAACTCAACAAAAAATATCATGGGAAAATCAAGTAGTAATTATACTTAACAGGACATGATTGATCATCTAGAAATTGCGCCTAAAACTTGATTCTTTAGGCAGCAAAGTCAGGGTTTGACTATTTTTATTAGTAGTTACCGCAAGCTCATGTAAAGAAATATATGACTCATAGCTAGTAACTGACGCTAAATATTTTAGAAAAATATTTCACCTGCTAGAGAATAAAGCCATTCGGGTATGGTAGTAATGATTTGCTATGACCGTACAAATACCAAATTTGAATAATTCTAGGTTTTGTGTACGATCGCGGGTTAAACCTTTGTGTAATTCCTTAAGTGAAAGGTAATGATTATGAGCAACTATGAGCAGATTTTTGAAGCAAAAAACACCACAGAAGAATCCCTAAGTCCACAAGAAGCCGTGGCGGCGATCGCGCTGGTGAGTGCGATCGCTGATTCTGCACTGGAAGAAGTGGATGCTGAAGGGTTAGCAGGTATTCTCTGGGAGTTTGAGGTGTTCGCCGAATTTTCAGAAGATGAAATCGTCGAAATGGTTGATGAACTGATGGCGATCGCAGAAGAGGAGGGAGTCGGCCCCTTATTTAACACAGCAACTCAGTCCTTACCTGAAGAAATGGTTTGGGATGGCTTCGCGGCTGGAGTTGTTATCCTGTTAGACGAAGACGAACTCATAGTTCCCACAGATAAACAGCCTTACTTGAAAAAACTTCAGGAAGCTTTGAAACTTAAGGATGAAGAAGCACAAGAAATTGTTCAAGAGGTCATTGCTGCTTTCCAAGAACCAGACGATGATGAATTTCTCGATGATGAAGATGACACAGTAGCTATAGGAGATTCTAATTAGAAAATCTACCTTGTAAGTATTTTTGCTTGTTGACTGCTGAGTGCTGAGTAAATTAGAAAGTATAGGCTTACACCCCGTTACGCTAACAGCACTTTTCACTCAGCATTCTTCATTGATCAAAACGGCGAATACTGCACCGAGAAATACAATCCATTTTCTTGCAGCGATCGCCTTTCTCCCTCTACTGATGTTAAAGGAATACCCCAATCTAGCCGAACAAAGAAGTTATTGCCTTGTTTCCACAGTAGTCCTAACCCAGTACCAAATAACATATTTGGGGATGGATTATCTCCCTTGGTATTCCAGCCTTTACCCACGTCGATAAATGGGGTCAGTTGTAGCACTCCTCCCAGATTAGCAGCACGCAGAATCGGCAGCCGAAATTCAGCCGAAAGCAATAGGCCATTGTCAGTAAGTAATGTATCTTGACGATAGCCCCGCACACTTACCTGTCCACCCAGACCAAATTGCTCTAAAGGTACGAGAGAATTTGCTGCTAGTTGTAAATCACTCCTAGCTAACAACAGCGTGTCTGGTGCGAACTGTCTTACCCACTGCGCTTGTCCCCGCCAGGCGAAAAAGCGACTATCTGGGGCATCTTCATTGACATTAGCATCAAACCAATCAACCCCCAAACTAAATTGCGATCGCGCTGCAAAAACTTGTTTATTACTGCGTTGGGTATACTCCTGAGTCAAACGCAGGGCAGAAATATTGGTTTTTCCGTCTGCATCTGCACCAGGGGATAAAGGAAACCCACCAATATTATCAAGACCTAACTCAGTTTGGCTTTCTTGGCGCGAGAACGATAGCCCCACCGCTAATTCTTGGGTTGGCTTTTGGATCAGTGGTTGGCGATAGCCAAATTGGTAAGACTTAGTGTTGGATTGAATATCCAGGACGGTGAATGGTTCTTCAATGACACGATTCCACCCTTGGTTAAAACCAAACGAGACAGTACCATTGTGAGCATTAATTGGTAGTGTGTAATTCAGACTGATGGTATTACTGCCATCGGTATTGGTGTAGCCTACATTCAGCGTGTCCCCTAAACCTAATAAATTCGCTTCTTGCAGATCCACACTCCGACGAAAACTGCCAACACTAGGCGATCGCCCATTATCTAAAGTTGTCGTGAGTGAAAAAGTATCGGCTTCTTGAATTTCGACTTGTAATATATTGCTTCCGGGATTTACACCCATTTGTAACTCAGCTGACAGGTTTTGAATACGCGGATCGAGGCGGAGAAGTTGCAGCTTTTCCATTAAGCGCGGCACATTCAGAGGTTTGTTCGCACCAATGCGGATGCGATCGCGAATATATTGGCTACGTAATCGCCGATTACCGGCGACTTTAATTTCTGACAAACTGCCCTCTACCACCTGAATTTTGATCACTCCCGCTTCTACAGTCTGCGGTGTAATTAAAGCCCCTGTCGTTACATAGCCGTTATCAGTGTATAGCTTAGTGATGGCATCTTTGACCTGTAATATCTCTGCAAAGGATACCTCCCTTCCTACAAAGGGAGCTGTAATAACGGCAAACTGTTCTGGTGAGAAAACTGTACTACCAACAACTTCAATTTGATCAACCCGGAATTTGGACTGAGGATCATCTTCTCCTAGAGTGGGCTGATCTGGTAGTTGCACAGGAGGCAGTAATTCCTCCTGATCGGATGGTTGCGGTAACAGATCCGATGGTAAAGGAGTAACCGGAATATCTTCTAAACGACCAGGTGGTGAAGTTGGAGGATTAGAAGTTTGGGCGATCGCCTGATGATAGTTGCATAATACTGCTGCTAGAATCAAACCGAATTTGAGCAGTTTTAATCTAAAGATAAAATTTAAAAAATTGTTTAATTTTAGCTGAGACAATGCTGTGTGAATAATGGAGTTTTCAATAACAACTTGTTTCATCGTCACCCTTTTCCTTGATTTACCTATTTAGCACACACTGATTTTTCCCCATTTGCTCTAACCACTTGACCTTATATTCATCTAGTTAATTTCCGATGCTTTGATGTCATGGGTGACATAACATTACATATAATGCCTGTCTTTTTTACAACTATCCTCAGTATAAATACTATTTTTTTCTTGCGTGATAAAGCTAACAAACCATTTCTGACTTCAGAAAAGCCATCAAAGTAGTAGCCCAGATATCTTCATTTACCAACGATAGACAGCAACAGTTAACTAATGTTGGTGTTCTCAGAAATTCCCATATTTCAATACCAGGCGATCGCTCCCTTGTTACTGCTGTTTAAAAAAATACCATACAGGTAATAATAGATTTGGGTTTAGCAGGACTACTCTGTTCTAAATCACACAACTAAGGGAACTCTAACTTTAAATCAGGTGAAGGAAGTTTCTTGGCTATGAAAGTAGTACCATTTCTATTGATATTTATCAGTGGGTTATTAACACCAGAGATAATGCCATTAGCTATGCTGGGCGGAACACCATTGGCTATGGCTCAAGTGGTATCTGATGGTACAACCAGCACTATAGTCAACCCAAGTGGTAATAATTTTAATATTCTCAATGGTATTGAAAAAGGTAATAATTTATTCCATAGTTTTAGTAATTTTTCTGTGCCAACTAGTGGTTCAGCGACTTTTGATGTAACGAATACACCAAATATTACAACAATATTTAGTCGGGTGACAGGTGGAAATATTTCTCATATTGATGGCTTGGTTCAAACTCTTGGTGGTAATAATCCAGTCAGTTTGTTTTTAATGAATCCGGCAGGAATTGTATTTGGGCAAAATGCCTCATTAAATATTGGCGGGTCATTTGTGGGAACGACGGCGAATAGTATTAAGTTTGCTGATGGGACAGAATTTAGTGCTGTTAATCCGACTTCAAAAGCATTATTGACGATGAGTATACCCATCGGTTTGCAGATGGGGCAGCATCCCACCCCAATTACGGCTCTGAGCAGTGGACATCAGTTGAAGAGTACAAATACAGAACTTGTACCCACTAATCTTAGTGCGAACACCACTGGAGGATTGCGGGTGGAGTCAAGGCAAACTCTTGCCCTTGTTGGCGGAGATATTGTCCTGACAGGTGGAATGTTGATTGCGGAGGGTGGACGGGTTGAACTGGGCAGTGTGAAACAGTCAGCTACGGTCAATGTCACTGCTGGTCAACCGGGATTTGCCTTCAATTATGCAGACATCACAAACTTGGGTAGCATCCAGCTATCTCAGCAGGCCTTGCTGGATGTTAGTGGAGTACCAGCCGGTTCAATTCAAGTACAGGGTCGTCAGGTAAGCCTTACTAATGGTTCACTGCTATTAGCCCAGAATAGCGGTGTCCAAGCTGGGGGAAGGATTCATGTCCAAGCAACAGAATCACTGTACATGGACGGATATTTAGCGAGTCAAGGCATTCGGAATGGCTTGTTGACTGAAACCCTGGGTAAGGGAGCTAGTCAAGATATAACAATCAACACTCAACAGTTGACGATTCGCAATGGAGCAGGGATTATTAACCGCACCTTTGGATTTGGCCATGGTGGTAACATCGTAGTCCAAGCATCGGAGTTTATAGAAGTACGTGATTTCAATCCAGCGAATATATTTAGTGTAATTAGTTCTAGTACTCTTGCTGATGGAAATGGCGGTAATATTACTCTGTTTACCCCCCGACTCACCGTCGCCAATGGTGCTGTTGTGGGCAGCGTTACTTTTAGTCGCACGCAAGGGCGCGGTGGCGATTTGCTGATCAATGCCGATCGCATTGAAATCATTGGCAATCATTTACCGGGTGCAACAGCGTTATCGACAGCTAGCTTTGTTTCAGGCAATGCAGGCAATGCGATTCTGAATACTGACAAATTGACAGTTAGGGATAGTGGCGTGATCACTAGTTCCAGTTCTAGCCGAGGCACTGCTGGCAACGTTACAATAAATGCCTCGGCAGAGGTAAGTGTACAAGGTCGAATTCCTCGTGCGCTTAGTTCTAGCGAAATCCGTTCTGCTGTAATTGCTCCCAGTCAATTTGCTCAACTCTTTTTTGGGATTCCGGCAATTCCTATTGGTCAAGGGGGAAACGTCACCATCAACACACCCTTGTTAACTGTTAGCGATCAAGGATCGATCACGGTGAGAAACCAGGGAATTGGCGATGCGGGAAACATCCAGGTGAATACCCAATCATTGCGACTCAGCAATAACGGTAGCATTACTGCAACTACTGAATCTGGAGCAGGTGGCGACATAAATTTGCAGACAGAGTTATTATCGATGCGTTATGGTAGCACCATTACCACCAAAGCCTCAGGAATGGGTAATGGTGGGAATATTAACATCACAGCCCCAGTTATCCTGGGCTTGGAAAACAGCGACATCATTGCCAATGCTGTCCAAGGTCGTGGCGGTAACATTAATATCACCACTCAAGGCATCATTGGTTTGGAATACCGCAACACTCTCACTCCAAGAGAAGACCTCACCAACGACATTACAGCTAGTTCCCAATTCAATGTCAATGGCACTGTGCAGATCAATAATATTGGTGTTGACCCCAACTCTGGCTTATTGGAACTACCAGCAAATATCACTGATCAATCACAGCAAATTGCCACAGGCTGTTCTAATACAAATGACAGTAGTTTTGTCGCCACAGGCAGGGGAGGAGTACCGCAAAATCCAACTCAGGAAGTGAGGAGCGATGTCTACGACGGGCTACGCCTACGCACTTGGTCTGACATCCGCGACATCTCTGCATTCCACACAACTGCCGCAGTTACACCACAAATACCCCCATCTCCAGAGGTGCTTGTCCAAGCTACTTCTTGGCGACGTAACGCTAACGGCAAAATTGAGTTAAGAGTCGCCCAATCACCAGATCATGTGCCATCATACTTAACTTGTGGTGCTGCCGTTTCCCAAAATTAATGGTTAGAAGTATTTACCTGAAGGGAATCATAAGCATAAATCATCAAGTATCAGAGACATAAGTAATGAGAGTAAGTTCTGTTGGGTTAGGTTTGCTCAATCAATTGTCATTAGGTGTCATGCTGCTGATTTGGTGTCATACTGCTCATGCTCAGGTGACATCAGATGGGACAACCAACACCCTTGTCAACCAAAGTGGCAATAATTTTAATATTCTTAACGGTATAAATCAAGGTAATAATTTATTTCACAGTTTCAGTAATTTCTCTGTGCCTACAAATGGTTCAGCCACTTTTAATTTAATCAACACGCCAAATATTACAACTATATTTAGCCGGGTTACAGGTGGAAATGTTTCTAATATTAATGGATTGATTCGCACGCTCAATAGTAATAACCCAGTCAGTTTATTTTTGATGAATCCCAATGGGATTATCTTTGGACAAAATGCCAGGTTAGATATTGGCGGTTCGTTTGTGGGGACGACGGCGAATAGTATTAATTTTAGCGATGGGACAGAATTTAGTACAGTTAATCCAACAGCAAAGTCGTTGTTGACGATGAGTGTACCTATCGGTCTGCAAATGGGGACCAATCCAGGCACTATAACTAATGGCTCTAGAGCTAATAATGGTGTCAATTTACCTTTAGGTTTACGTGTCATAGATGGTCGTAGCATTTCTCTAATTGGAGGTAATGTTGAAATAAACGGAGGGAGAATAAATGCTTTAGGGGGAAAAATTGAACTGATTGCTCTAGGAAGTGGGGGAGTAGCCGATTTTAGTCTTGGAGAAAAGACCACGACCACAACTGTAAAAGAAAACTCTCCCTTAGCAAATATCACATTAAATAACGTTGGGAATAATACTGCTCAAGTCATTGTCATGTCTGATGGTGGGGGCGATATTGCGATCGCTGGGCAAAATGTCAGTATCTTGAACAGAAGTAATGTCAGAGCAGGAATCGCTGAAAACAGTGGGACTACAGAGTCAGTAGCAGGCAATATCGATATTTTTGCCCCTGGCCGTTTACAAGTTCAAAGCAGTAGTAATATTTTTGGTCGCTTAGAAAGGAATGCTCGCGGACAGGGTGGCAATATCAATATTCGAGCAGGTTTGGTATCTCTAACTGAAGGAGGACGGGTTGAAGCGAGTTTAGTCAATCTAGCACAGGGAAATGCTGGTAATATTAATATACTTGCAGATGCGATTGAAATATCGGGAACAGTACCAGCTGGATCAGGTGTGAGAAAATCAGGAATGAGTAGCAGTACTCAAGCCAACTCGATGGGGAATGGTGGGCTAATTAATTTGCAAGCAGACCGAATTTCTTTAACTGAAGGTGCGGACATCGAAGTTTCCACCAGAGGGACTGGGAATGCAGGAAGTGTCGATATTAAAAGTAAAAACCTCTTTGTTAGCGGTATCGGTCAACTCAATGGTTTTGGTTCGACAATAGTCGGAACAGTGTGGAATAATGGAACTGGAGAGGGTGGAAATATAAAAATAGAGACAGACTCCTTACATCTTTCTGAAGGAGGTAGAATTGTCTCAGTAACAAACGGAAAAGGGAATGCTGGAAATATTACAATTGATGCTCGTTCTAGCTTAATTGAAGGTGTGGGTAGTAGTTCGACGGGTAACTCTCCCAGTCAAATTTTAACCGGAGTCAGTCAGGGTACTGGCAATGGCGGTAATTTAACCTTTAATACTGATAGTCTGACACTTCTCAATGGCGGTCAAGTGAATGCAAATACCCAGGGAAACGGGAATGCAGGTTTCATTGAGATTACAGCCAACAATATCCTTATTGATGGTATCCATCCATTAAGTGCAACTGCAAATACAAATTTAACCAGCCGTATTGGCAACGATGTTGGCCTAAGAGCAAATGGGAATGGCGGAATCGTTAAGATAGTTGCAAATTCAATGCAACTCAGTAATGGTGGTGAGATTAGTAGCTACAGTAACACTAATTTACCAAATACAGGAAATGCAGGAACGGTCAATTTGAATATTCGCGATCGCATTATTCTTGATCGAGGGGGGATTTCCACGAGAACAACTAATGATGGGATTGGTGGCAAGATTGACATTACTGCGGGTCAGTTAAGTTTAAACAATCAAAGTTTCATTCAAAGTTATACCAGCGGAAGTGGTAACGCTGGTATTATCACCGTGAAGGCTGAAGAAGTGACAATTGATGGAAATTCGCAAGTTTCTACTGGTTCCATCGGTAGCGGCAGTGGTGGTAGTATTGACATCACCGCCGGTGAATTAAGTTTAAACAATCAAAGTTTCATTCAAAGTGATACCACCGGAAGCGGTAACGCTGGTATTATCACCGTGAAGGCTGGAGAAGTGGCAATTGATGGAAATTCGCAAGTTTCTACTGCTTCCACAGGTACAGGCAGTGCCGGTGATATTAGCTTTGTGGAAACGAATAATTTCAGCTTGAAGGGTGGTTCCCAAGTCACCAGTTCCAGTACTCAAACCGGAGATGCGGGAAGTATTACCTTAGATATTGCCAATCAATTATTTGCTGATAATGGTGTTTTCTCTACAAGCAACCGTGATGGTATTGGTGGCGAGATTGACATTATTGCGGGTCAGTTAAGTTTAAACAATCAAAGTTTAATTCAAAGTGATACCACCGGAAGCGGTAACGCTGGTATTATCACCGTGAAAGCTGGAGAAGTGGCAATTGATGGAAATTCGCAAGTTTCTACTGCTTCCACAGGTACAGGCAGTGCCGGTAATATTAGCTTTGTAGAAACGAATAATTTCAGCTTGAAGGGTGGTTCCCAAGTTACCAGTTCCAGTACTCAAACCGGAGATGCGGGAAGTATTACCTTAAATATTGCCAATCAATTATTTGCTGATAATGGTGTTTTCTCTACAAGCAACCGTGATGGGGTTGGTGGTAGTATTGACATCACCACAGGTGAATTAGGTTTAAGTAATCAAAGTTCGATTGACAGCAGCACCACAGGAAGGGGAAATGCAGGTCAAGTTACCATTAATGCAGCGAATTCCCTCAATGTAGATCGAAGTCAAATCAGCAGCCAATCCACGGGTAGCGGCAATGGTGGCACATTGAATATTACCGCAAGTCAGTTAGCGTTTACTAATGATACTTCCCTATCCACAACATCATTTGCCAGCGGAAACGCTGGAAATCTGAATATGCGAGCAGAAATAGTTAAACTTGACAACAATTCGCAAATCAGTAGTCGCAGCCTTGGTAGTGGTATTGGTGGTTCGATCCAAGTCCTGGCAAATAATTTGAAATTGAATAATAATGCCCAAATCAATGTTCAAACAGCATCGGGTAATGGTGGTAACATCGACCTGAATATTCTCGATTTATTTTTGATGCGCGATCTCAGTATTTTGTCTGCCGAAGCAGAGGGTATAGGGAATGGAGGCAATATTAATATCACTTCCCCCTACGTAATTGGTTGGGAAAATAGCGATATTATTGCCAATGCATTTGAAGGAAATGGTGGCAATATTACGATTACAACCCAAGGAATATTTGGATTAGCATTCCGTAATACCCTCACCCCCAGAACCGACCTTACCAACGACATCACCGCTAGTTCCCAATTCAATCTCAACGGTACAGTGCAAATCAATAATATTGGTGCTGACCCCAATTCTGGGTTAATAGAATTACCAGCAAATGTTACAGACCAATCCCAGCAAATTGCTAGTGGTTGTGCAGATACCAGTGGTAGTAGTTTTGTCGCCACTGGAAGGGGAGGAATACCACAAAATCCTAGTCAAGATGTGAGGAGCGATACCTCCGGTGGACTATATAGCCTACGCACTTGGTCTGATGTCCGCGATATCTCTGCATATCGTCAAACTGGTGCAGTTACAGCACAAATATCAACACCGGAACAAACTCTTGTGCAAGCCACA from Nostoc sp. UHCC 0870 includes these protein-coding regions:
- a CDS encoding tellurite resistance TerB family protein, which produces MSNYEQIFEAKNTTEESLSPQEAVAAIALVSAIADSALEEVDAEGLAGILWEFEVFAEFSEDEIVEMVDELMAIAEEEGVGPLFNTATQSLPEEMVWDGFAAGVVILLDEDELIVPTDKQPYLKKLQEALKLKDEEAQEIVQEVIAAFQEPDDDEFLDDEDDTVAIGDSN
- a CDS encoding ShlB/FhaC/HecB family hemolysin secretion/activation protein; translation: MKQVVIENSIIHTALSQLKLNNFLNFIFRLKLLKFGLILAAVLCNYHQAIAQTSNPPTSPPGRLEDIPVTPLPSDLLPQPSDQEELLPPVQLPDQPTLGEDDPQSKFRVDQIEVVGSTVFSPEQFAVITAPFVGREVSFAEILQVKDAITKLYTDNGYVTTGALITPQTVEAGVIKIQVVEGSLSEIKVAGNRRLRSQYIRDRIRIGANKPLNVPRLMEKLQLLRLDPRIQNLSAELQMGVNPGSNILQVEIQEADTFSLTTTLDNGRSPSVGSFRRSVDLQEANLLGLGDTLNVGYTNTDGSNTISLNYTLPINAHNGTVSFGFNQGWNRVIEEPFTVLDIQSNTKSYQFGYRQPLIQKPTQELAVGLSFSRQESQTELGLDNIGGFPLSPGADADGKTNISALRLTQEYTQRSNKQVFAARSQFSLGVDWFDANVNEDAPDSRFFAWRGQAQWVRQFAPDTLLLARSDLQLAANSLVPLEQFGLGGQVSVRGYRQDTLLTDNGLLLSAEFRLPILRAANLGGVLQLTPFIDVGKGWNTKGDNPSPNMLFGTGLGLLWKQGNNFFVRLDWGIPLTSVEGERRSLQENGLYFSVQYSPF
- a CDS encoding two-partner secretion domain-containing protein — translated: MKVVPFLLIFISGLLTPEIMPLAMLGGTPLAMAQVVSDGTTSTIVNPSGNNFNILNGIEKGNNLFHSFSNFSVPTSGSATFDVTNTPNITTIFSRVTGGNISHIDGLVQTLGGNNPVSLFLMNPAGIVFGQNASLNIGGSFVGTTANSIKFADGTEFSAVNPTSKALLTMSIPIGLQMGQHPTPITALSSGHQLKSTNTELVPTNLSANTTGGLRVESRQTLALVGGDIVLTGGMLIAEGGRVELGSVKQSATVNVTAGQPGFAFNYADITNLGSIQLSQQALLDVSGVPAGSIQVQGRQVSLTNGSLLLAQNSGVQAGGRIHVQATESLYMDGYLASQGIRNGLLTETLGKGASQDITINTQQLTIRNGAGIINRTFGFGHGGNIVVQASEFIEVRDFNPANIFSVISSSTLADGNGGNITLFTPRLTVANGAVVGSVTFSRTQGRGGDLLINADRIEIIGNHLPGATALSTASFVSGNAGNAILNTDKLTVRDSGVITSSSSSRGTAGNVTINASAEVSVQGRIPRALSSSEIRSAVIAPSQFAQLFFGIPAIPIGQGGNVTINTPLLTVSDQGSITVRNQGIGDAGNIQVNTQSLRLSNNGSITATTESGAGGDINLQTELLSMRYGSTITTKASGMGNGGNINITAPVILGLENSDIIANAVQGRGGNINITTQGIIGLEYRNTLTPREDLTNDITASSQFNVNGTVQINNIGVDPNSGLLELPANITDQSQQIATGCSNTNDSSFVATGRGGVPQNPTQEVRSDVYDGLRLRTWSDIRDISAFHTTAAVTPQIPPSPEVLVQATSWRRNANGKIELRVAQSPDHVPSYLTCGAAVSQN
- the hisD gene encoding histidinol dehydrogenase produces the protein MQLLKTTDKDFTPQFKALVNNRREATVDVSGTVHDILADVKVRGDAAVKDYTSRFDHFSPHSLRLSETFMAEKAAKCPAEVKAALELAAERIASFHQKQLPQDIGYTDTVGVKLGLNWVSLSQVGIYVPGGRASYPSSVLMNALPAKIAGVERIVMTVPMPRGEINPAVLAAAQVAGVTEIYSIGGAQAIAALAYGTDSIIPVDKIVGPGNAYVAEAKRQVFGTVGIDSIAGPSEILVVADDKNNPEWIAWDLLSQAEHDPSAQSILITDSETFAQQVIAAVAQVIPQLSTKEAASISWEKHGAVIIVNDLADSIPLLNQLAPEHVELCVDNPQLLASQIKCAGSLFLGRYTPEAIGDYLGGPNHVLPTSRSARFASGLSVYDFLKRITYLECNQAALQEIGQAAVTLAEAEGLPAHAGSVAIRLQSGY